One Brassica oleracea var. oleracea cultivar TO1000 chromosome C7, BOL, whole genome shotgun sequence genomic window carries:
- the LOC106304011 gene encoding uncharacterized protein LOC106304011: MKDADTLPLSTSSAAASTGNAKKENGYSALFAKGRYKFWALAAILLLAFWSMLTGTVNLRWSAGNISHFTDDLVFPIHEDLDVLEMEEREKVVKHMWDVYNNGRRIRLPRFWQEAFEAAYEELTSDVPDVVEAAISEIARMSIRSVVIDPPPVHSTNVRELTKTLKLADKGRTTQTSKRSSRRLK, encoded by the exons ATGAAGGACGCCGATACCTTACCTCTCAGCACTTCTTCCGCCGCGGCGTCGACGGGGAACGCCAAGAAGGAAAACGGTTACTCCGCGCTCTTCGCGAAAGGCCGGTACAAGTTCTGGGCCTTGGCCGCGATTCTCCTCCTCGCTTTCTGGTCAATGCTCACCGGCACGGTGAATCTACGGTGGTCAGCGGGGAACATAAGCCATTTCACAGACGATCTGGTCTTTCCGATCCACGAGGATCTCGACGTTCTC GAAATGGAGGAGAGGGAGAAAGTGGTGAAGCACATGTGGGATGTGTATAACAATGGCCGTCGTATCAGGTTGCCCAGGTTTTGGCAGGAGGCGTTCGAGGCTGCTTACGAGGAGCTTACCAGTGATGTGCCTGATGTGGTGGAAGCTGCCATTTCGGAGATCGCGAGGATGTCTATTCGCTCCGTAGTTATAGATCCGCCTCCGGTGCATTCCACG AACGTACGGGAATTGACAAAGACTCTGAAACTTGCGGACAAAGGAAGAACGACTCAAACATCCAAACGAAGCAGCCGTCGATTGAAGTAG
- the LOC106304468 gene encoding uncharacterized protein LOC106304468: protein MRKLCPNIDKDDGLETVLEVPIPEEMFSGMGNNPALRCQNMMTWMKAQTSDKWSQPLIAARINELRFLLYLVGSPLIPLQVQVGHSVHKPVKDSSIQASTAKYIVQQYIAATGGPAALNAVNSMCVTGQVKMTASEFHQGDESVGNLKSNDEMGGFVLWQKDPDLWCLELVVSGCKVICGSNGRLSWRHSSNQQTPASTGTPRPLRRFLQGLDPRSTANLFLDATCIGEKIINGEDCFILKLETSPAVREAQSGSNFEIIHHTIWGYFSQRSGLLIQFEDSRLLSMGTKDGDVFWETSAESVMDDYRYVDNVNIAHGGITSVTVFRYGEASANHRRQMTEKWRIEEVDFNVWGLSVDHFRPPANLKIGK, encoded by the exons ATGAGGAAGCTGTGTCCCAACATAGACAAAGACGATGGTTTGGAGACGGTTCTGGAAGTTCCGATACCGGAGGAGATGTTTTCCGGTATGGGCAATAACCCTGCTTTGCGGTGTCAGAATATGATGACGTGGATGAAAGCTCAAACCTCCGATAAATGGTCTCAACCGTTGATCGCTGCTCGTATCAACGAGCTTCGTTTCCTTCTCTATCTCGTTGGTTCGCCTCTCATACCTCTTCAAGTCCAAGTCGGTCACTCCGTTCATAAGCCTGTCAAAGATTCTTCCATC CAAGCTTCCACGGCGAAATATATAGTGCAGCAGTACATAGCGGCGACGGGAGGACCAGCTGCGTTAAACGCTGTGAACAGTATGTGTGTGACCGGACAAGTGAAGATGACAGCGTCGGAGTTTCATCAAGGAGATGAATCTGTCGGTAATCTTAAGAGTAATGACGAGATGGGTGGTTTTGTGTTGTGGCAGAAGGATCCAGATCTCTGGTGTTTGGAGCTCGTTGTCTCTGGCTGTAAAGTCATATGTGGAAGTAACGGTCGGCTTTCGTGGCGGCATTCCTCTAACCAACAAACACCGGCTTCTACCGGTACGCCGAGACCTCTCCGTCGGTTTTTACAG GGTTTAGATCCTCGATCAACGGCGAATTTGTTCCTCGACGCGACGTGCATCGGAGAGAAGATAATCAACGGCGAGGATTGCTTTATATTAAAATTGGAGACAAGTCCGGCGGTTAGAGAGGCTCAGAGCGGTTCGAATTTCGAGATCATTCATCATACGATATGGGGTTACTTTAGCCAAAGATCGGGACTGTTGATTCAGTTCGAGGACTCGCGGCTTCTGAGTATGGGGACCAAGGATGGCGACGTTTTCTGGGAGACTAGCGCCGAATCGGTGATGGATGATTACAGGTACGTGGATAATGTGAACATCGCTCACGGGGGGATAACGTCAGTTACGGTGTTTCGGTACGGTGAAGCATCGGCGAATCACAGGAGACAAATGACGGAGAAGTGGCGGATCGAAGAAGTTGATTTTAACGTTTGGGGTCTCTCGGTGGATCATTTTCGTCCTCCGGCCAATTTGAAGATTGGAAAATAA
- the LOC106306712 gene encoding probable protein phosphatase 2C 80, whose product MSATALSRLNPISQIGFQVAAKSNKTFLSGAQRRLFSDSGRRLRGGAMTTSGSLPVFGDACLDDLFTACANNGLDFTKKPSATGGGVTFFTAASMRLGRKREHFKNRLVCHYSSIDPLDKTPSLFGGFSKTIHTTSTVCFSAHELSTSQDSELSPTTTSLKCLKLVSGSYYLPHPEKEATGGEDAHFICDEEQAIGVADGVGGWAEVGVNAGLFSRELMSYSVAAIRELAKGSSIDPLMVLERAHSQTRAQGSSTACIIALTDKGLHAINLGDSGFTVVRDGTTVFQSPVQQHGFNFTYQLGCGDSGGDMPHSGQVFMIDVEAGDVIVAGTDGVYDNLYNEDITGVVVSSVRAGLDPKGTAQKIADLARARAVDKKRQSPFATAAQEAGYRYYGGKLDDITALVSYVTPA is encoded by the exons ATGTCAGCGACTGCTCTCTCAAGATTAAACCCTATTTCTCAAATTGGGTTTCAAGTAGCTGCAAAAAGCAACAAGACCTTCCTCTCCGGTGCTCAAAGGAGATTGTTTTCTGATTCCGGAAGGAGACTACGAGGAGGAGCCATGACTACTTCCGGTTCTCTCCCAGTCTTTGGGGACGCCTGCTTGGATGATTTATTCACAGCTTGTGCTAATAATGGTCTAGACTTCACCAAGAAGCCTTCAGCTACTGGTGGTGGTGTTACCTTCTTCACTGCTGCAAGCATGAGACTTGGGAGGAAGAGAGAGCATTTCAAGAACAGATTGGTCTGTCACTATTCCAGCATCGATCCCCTAGACAAGACTCCTTCACTCTTTGGGGGTTTCTCCAAGACTATTCATACCACCTCTACTGTCTGTTTCTCGGCTCATGAGCTGTCTACTTCTCAAGACTCTGAGCTTTCACCAACTACTACATCTCTTAA GTGTTTGAAGCTGGTGTCTGGTTCATATTACCTCCCGCATCCTGAAAAAGAAGCTACAGGCGGAGAAGACGCTCACTTTATCTGCGATGAAGAACAAGCTATTGGTGTTGCTGATGGTGTTGGCGGTTGGGCTGAAGTCGGTGTCAACGCTGGATTGTTCTCTCGCGAACTAATGTCTTACTCAGTAGCAGCTATTCGAGAACTGGCTAAGGGTTCTTCTATTGACCCGTTGATGGTCTTAGAGAGAGCACATTCTCAAACCAGAGCCCAAGGCTCCTCCACTGCTTGTATCATCGCTTTGACAGACAAG GGACTACACGCTATTAATCTCGGAGACAGTGGATTCACGGTGGTTAGAGACGGGACCACGGTGTTTCAGTCACCGGTTCAGCAGCACGGATTCAACTTTACTTATCAATTAGGGTGTGGAGACAGTGGTGGCGATATGCCTCACTCCGGTCAG GTATTCATGATTGATGTGGAGGCTGGAGATGTGATTGTGGCGGGAACGGACGGTGTGTATGATAATCTATACAACGAAGACATCACAGGAGTGGTTGTTAGCTCGGTTAGAGCTGGATTAGACCCTAAAGGCACGGCTCAGAAGATTGCAGATTTGGCACGTGCGAGAGCCGTTGACAAAAAACGGCAGAGTCCCTTCGCCACCGCTGCTCAGGAGGCTGGATACAGGTATTACGGAGGAAAGCTTGATGACATCACCGCCCTCGTCTCCTACGTAACACCAGCTTAA
- the LOC106306713 gene encoding serine/threonine-protein kinase HT1 has protein sequence MPRGYQRAPSIEAPTEIPAEKKLHPNYPFLMSSKGLESDDDSDDLDYDDQFQFSINTDVLVDAKEVSLGELIGEGSSSKVYRGLFREVNPVSVRIFQPERASAVGIEQKRKFQREVLLLSKIQHENIVQFIGACINPKLMIVTELMQGNTLHKFMLSTRPNPLDLKLAVSFALDIARGMEFLNANGIIHRDLKPSNMLLTRDQKHVKLADFGLAREENKGFMTCEAGTYRWMAPEIFSHEALQVGEKKEYDHKVDVYSFAIVFWELLTNKVPFKGKNNIFVAYAASKNQRPSLDNIPAGVGCLLEACWAADPKARPEFKEITVSLEKLLRSLCSEDDASSANVATEDSTTYLVQERLVYDFPKLKIKTSKRKKKNKNKVMNMMAPFLKIFRDCISK, from the exons ATGCCTCGCGGGTACCAACGAGCTCCTTCAATAGAGGCACCAACAGAGATTCCGGCGGAGAAGAAGCTTCATCCAAATTACCCATTTCTCATGTCCTCAAAAGGTCTCGAATCAGACGACGACAGCGACGACCTCGATTACGACGATCAGTTCCAGTTCAGCATCAACACCGACGTTCTTGTCGACGCCAAAGAAGTATCCTTAGGGGAACTGATCGGCGAAGGCTCTTCTTCTAAAGTCTACAGAGGATT GTTCAGGGAAGTGAACCCTGTCTCAGTGAGGATATTCCAGCCTGAAAGAGCGTCTGCCGTTGGCATTGAGCAGAAGAGGAAGTTTCAGAGGGAGGTTCTCTTGCTCTCCAAGATTCAACATGAAAACATTGTGCAG TTTATCGGGGCCTGCATAAACCCAAAGCTGATGATAGTTACTGAACTCATGCAAGGCAATACTCTTCACAAGTTTATGTTGAGCACTCGTCCAAACCCTCTTGATCTGAAGCTCGCCGTTAGCTTTGCCTTGGATATTGCTCGTGGAATGGAGTTCTTGAATGCAAATGGCATCATTCACCGTGATTTGAAGCCCA GTAATATGCTGTTAACAAGGGATCAGAAACATGTGAAGTTGGCTGATTTTGGACTTGCTAGAGAGGAAAATAAAGGTTTCATGACTTGTGAAGCTGGTACCTATAGATGGATGGCTCCTGAG ATATTCAGCCATGAGGCACTTCAAGTTGGGGAAAAGAAAGAGTATGATCATAAGGTGGATGTGTACAGCTTTGCTATTGTCTTCTGGGAGTTGCTTACCAACAAAGTCCCATTCAAGGGAAAGAACAACATCTTTGTTGCTTATGCCGCCAGTAAA AACCAGAGACCAAGTCTGGATAATATTCCGGCAGGAGTTGGTTGTCTCCTTGAAGCATGCTGGGCAGCGGATCCTAAAGCTCGTCCTGAGTTCAAAGAGATTACAGTGTCACTAGAAAAATTGCTTAGAAGCTTGTGCTCGGAGGATGATGCTTCGTCAGCCAATGTAGCAACCGAGGATTCAACAACTTATTTGGTTCAGGAACGTCTTGTCTATGACTTTCCCAAGCTGAAGATAAAGACTAGTAAGAGGAAGAAGAAGAACAAAAACAAAGTGATGAATATGATGGCTCCGTTTCTCAAGATCTTCAGAGATTGTATTTCCAAGTGA
- the LOC106304674 gene encoding homeobox-leucine zipper protein ATHB-53 isoform X1 has protein sequence MDQNVLGTQVYPYMTQTHGHCIIVNQIDGSSSGEGSKPVKRRRRRRSKGSSATSEDDMTAIGVMMRKRKLTDEQVNMLEFSFENEHKLESGRKEKIAGELGLDPRQVAVWFQNRRARWKNKKLEEEYAKLKSQHDTVVLGQCQLESQVLKLSEQLSEAQNKIRKLSERLAQETLTNSPSSPRSVEANGAPIDFEFPPDINYNIPFYMSDNNYVQNMEYWDGLYV, from the exons ATGGATCAAAATGTGCTAGGGACTCAAGTGTACCCCTACATGACCCAAACCCATGGCCACTGCATCATCGTTAACCAGATCGATGGATCATCATCAGGCGAAGGATCAAAGCCGGTGAAGCGGCGGAGGAGGAGGAGGAGCAAAGGGTCGTCCGCCACGAGCGAAGATGACATGACGGCGATCGGAGTGATGATGAGGAAGAGGAAGTTAACCGATGAGCAAGTGAATATGCTCGAATTCAGCTTCGAGAACGAGCACAAGCTTGAGTCAGGGAGGAAAGAGAAGATCGCCGGAGAGTTGGGTCTTGACCCGAGACAGGTGGCTGTTTGGTTCCAGAACCGCCGTGCACGGTGGAAGAACAAGAAACTCGAGGAAGAGTACGCCAAACTCAAGAGCCAACACGACACCGTCGTCCTCGGCCAATGTCAGCTCGAATCTCAG GTATTAAAACTGTCGGAACAATTGAGTGAAGCTCAAAACAAAATTCGAAAACTTTCGGAGCGACTTGCTCAAGAAACGTTAACAAACAGTCCGAGTTCACCTCGTTCTGTTGAAGCCAATGGTGCACCAATTGATTTCGAGTTTCCGCCGGATATTAATTACAACATCCCGTTTTACATGTCGGATAATAATTACGTGCAGAACATGGAGTATTGGGATGGTTTGTATGTGTAA
- the LOC106304674 gene encoding homeobox-leucine zipper protein ATHB-53 isoform X2 yields MDQNVLGTQVYPYMTQTHGHCIIVNQIDGSSSGEGSKPVKRRRRRRSKGSSATSEDDMTAIGVMMRKRKLTDEQVNMLEFSFENEHKLESGRKEKIAGELGLDPRQVAVWFQNRRARWKNKKLEEEYAKLKSQHDTVVLGQCQLESQVRIFESGRLKMVGAHRGHEWIVRHLFSYPTFKKTTPPYNLSWAHGSPFGIPTELMPRINPFLHLD; encoded by the exons ATGGATCAAAATGTGCTAGGGACTCAAGTGTACCCCTACATGACCCAAACCCATGGCCACTGCATCATCGTTAACCAGATCGATGGATCATCATCAGGCGAAGGATCAAAGCCGGTGAAGCGGCGGAGGAGGAGGAGGAGCAAAGGGTCGTCCGCCACGAGCGAAGATGACATGACGGCGATCGGAGTGATGATGAGGAAGAGGAAGTTAACCGATGAGCAAGTGAATATGCTCGAATTCAGCTTCGAGAACGAGCACAAGCTTGAGTCAGGGAGGAAAGAGAAGATCGCCGGAGAGTTGGGTCTTGACCCGAGACAGGTGGCTGTTTGGTTCCAGAACCGCCGTGCACGGTGGAAGAACAAGAAACTCGAGGAAGAGTACGCCAAACTCAAGAGCCAACACGACACCGTCGTCCTCGGCCAATGTCAGCTCGAATCTCAG GTAAGAATATTTGAATCCGGTAGGCTTAAGATGGTAGGGGCCCACAGAGGACATGAGTGGATAGTTCGTCATCTTTTTTCTTATCCAACGTTCAAGAAAACAACTCCGCCGTACAATCTAAGTTGGGCTCATGGTAGCCCATTTGGAATTCCCACTGAGTTAATGCCACGTATAAACCCTTTTCTGCATTTAGACTGA